The genomic DNA CCGCATCATGGGGATGGTTCACGAAACCGATATCAATACCTTTGTGAGAGAGTAGCGAGCCGCTGAAAAGCGCACTATCCCCTAGCCGACAGGAGGTGACGATGCCCCAGGAACTCAAAGTTCAGGAAGCCCTGAAGCAGGCGATTCATTCCAAGAAAAATCTCATGGATTTCTATCTCAAAGCTGCCGAGGTCAACAAGAATCCCGATGGGAAGAAGGTTCTTGAACGGTTGGCGAGCGAAGTGCGGGAGAACCTCGCGCGCTTCTTCGATTACTACAAGGGCTCCGATCTCGGCGCCTTCGACGTCTTTATCAACGGACCCCCGCATCCCGATTCGGCCATGCTGGTCTCTTTGCAGAAGGCTCTGAATGAAAACATGTCCGAACGCAAGGTGCGGGAGTTGGCCCTCAAGGAAGAAGAGGACATGGAGAGAAACTTCACCATGCTCGCC from Desulfuromonas acetexigens includes the following:
- a CDS encoding ferritin-like domain-containing protein encodes the protein MPQELKVQEALKQAIHSKKNLMDFYLKAAEVNKNPDGKKVLERLASEVRENLARFFDYYKGSDLGAFDVFINGPPHPDSAMLVSLQKALNENMSERKVRELALKEEEDMERNFTMLAQKVVDPMARAVLEQVAKETRTHYAIIESEYARTMGMVHETDIDTYVRE